The Salvelinus namaycush isolate Seneca chromosome 28, SaNama_1.0, whole genome shotgun sequence genome contains a region encoding:
- the insm1b gene encoding insulinoma-associated protein 1b, which produces MPKGFLVKRNKKSAHVSYRTRTDEYEQEHHIPAFQSQVDSSPPVSIASSPDRAAPSPDITADAPVPSLDAKGVQFGNQEAVYQALYSPTRPISKDHERRYYERSFNLGSPISAESFPTPASLSSLDHLLFAPVDLKIGTSNSNRSGTTSRIPATAIRGGTKRAASDTERKSKPASKKPKAIRKLNFEDEMTTSPVLGLKIKEAPVDFKPRTQTSAGGKPLGEFVCQLCKEAYADPFSLAQHKCSRIVRVEYRCPECDKMFSCPANLASHRRWHKPRAQSAAGIPSTPSIKSEIAKIPPGVKSTPEEAKDPRIELLSDRDTPSPGMSESGSEDGLYNCQYCGKRFKRQAYLRKHILGHQALQNKMFEDHAFQNSDRVEEQVPVSLSSEENTNQSPLNLSPVDCLLCPVCGENFPNRASQERHLRLMHSSQVYSCKYCSATFYSSPGLTRHINKCHPSENRQVILLQMPVRPAC; this is translated from the coding sequence ATGCCCAAAGGATTCCTGGTAAAAAGAAACAAGAAATCAGCACATGTTTCCTACAGGACTCGTACAGATGAATATGAGCAGGAGCATCACATCCCAGCCTTTCAGAGTCAGGTGGACTCATCTCCCCCTGTCTCTATTGCGTCCAGTCCGGACCGCGCAGCTCCATCACCAGACATCACAGCAGACGCCCCGGTCCCCAGTCTGGATGCTAAAGGGGTTCAGTTTGGCAACCAAGAGGCTGTGTACCAAGCCCTCTACAGCCCCACCAGGCCCATCAGCAAGGACCACGAGAGGAGATATTACGAAAGAAGTTTTAATCTAGGTTCGCCAATTTCTGCTGAATCATTCCCGACACCTGCCTCCCTCAGCAGTTTAGATCATCTCCTGTTCGCCCCCGTGGATTTGAAAATAGGCACTAGCAACAGCAACCGCAGCGGCACCACCAGCAGGATCCCTGCTACAGCCATCAGGGGCGGTACTAAGAGGGCCGCATCCGACACTGAGCGCAAGAGCAAACCTGCCTCCAAAAAACCCAAAGCCATCAGAAAACTGAATTTTGAAGACGAAATGACAACGTCTCCGGTACTTGGTCTGAAAATCAAAGAGGCTCCTGTCGACTTTAAACCCAGAACGCAGACGTCGGCAGGTGGGAAGCCTTTAGGAGAGTTTGTCTGTCAATTGTGTAAGGAAGCATACGCTGATCCATTTTCTTTGGCCCAGCACAAGTGCTCTAGGATAGTGAGAGTTGAGTACAGGTGTCCTGAGTGTGATAAGATGTTCAGCTGCCCGGCTAACCTCGCCTCTCACCGGCGCTGGCACAAACCGAGAGCGCAGAGTGCAGCCGGGATACCATCTACCCCGAGCATCAAATCTGAAATCGCCAAAATTCCCCCCGGTGTCAAGTCCACCCCTGAGGAAGCCAAAGACCCAAGAATCGAGCTTCTGAGTGACAGAGACACCCCCAGCCCGGGTATGTCTGAATCGGGCTCAGAAGACGGTTTATACAACTGCCAATACTGTGGGAAGAGGTTTAAGCGCCAAGCATACCTAAGAAAACACATCCTGGGACACCAAGCCTTGCAGAATAAAATGTTCGAGGACCACGCGTTTCAAAACAGCGACAGAGTGGAAGAGCAGGTGCCAGTGTCCTTATCCTCAGAGGAAAATACAAACCAAAGTCCCCTGAATCTAAGCCCCGTGGACTGCCTTCTCTGCCCCGTTTGCGGGGAGAATTTCCCCAACAGGGCTAGCCAGGAGAGACACCTGCGTCTCATGCACTCCTCCCAGGTGTATTCCTGCAAGTACTGCTCTGCCACTTTCTACAGCTCACCCGGACTCACGAGGCACATCAACAAATGTCATCCGTCGGAAAATAGGCAGGTGATCCTGCTTCAAATGCCCGTGCGCCCCGCTTGCTGA